A single region of the Leptothrix cholodnii SP-6 genome encodes:
- a CDS encoding PilZ domain-containing protein, with product MRQFVRHPVDVPVEIGTEGLLPRSSVHSNDISLGGLAVRSNFALRPGEQVVIRIPSVRPPFEAPARVAWCHELGDTGYDLGVTFLDAEDAFRVRMVEQIFHIEEYRMSVHRLEGRELSSEEAADEWIALHAEQFPPIGPSSVH from the coding sequence ATGCGGCAGTTCGTTCGTCATCCGGTGGATGTTCCGGTCGAGATCGGCACGGAAGGCTTGTTGCCGCGGTCATCTGTTCATTCGAATGACATCAGCCTGGGTGGCCTGGCGGTTCGATCGAACTTTGCACTGAGGCCTGGCGAGCAAGTCGTGATCCGCATCCCTTCCGTCAGGCCGCCATTCGAGGCGCCTGCGCGCGTGGCCTGGTGCCACGAGCTCGGTGACACGGGCTACGACTTGGGCGTGACGTTTCTCGACGCCGAAGATGCGTTCCGTGTCCGCATGGTCGAGCAGATCTTTCACATCGAGGAGTACCGCATGTCGGTGCATCGACTCGAGGGACGGGAACTCAGCTCAGAAGAGGCGGCCGATGAATGGATCGCCCTGCACGCGGAACAGTTTCCGCCGATTGGCCCGTCTTCAGTCCACTAG
- the trmB gene encoding tRNA (guanosine(46)-N7)-methyltransferase TrmB: MSTTRPVDTPDTSSQPETDLPQRRSIRSFVLRAGRMGTGQQRAMEELGPLYLLPFQTAPIDLPRAFGRDAPTVLEIGFGMGTATAQIAQARPELNFLGVEVHAPGVGALLKQIGETGLTNLRIVQHDAVEVLEQMLAPASLAGVHIFFPDPWHKKKHNKRRLIQADFVARLMTRLAPGGYLHCATDWQPYAEQMLEVLSAEPGLVNTADGYAPKPDYRPLTKFEQRGLRLGHGVWDLVFRRTSAPD, from the coding sequence ATGTCAACGACGCGCCCCGTGGATACCCCAGACACCTCATCGCAGCCTGAGACAGACCTTCCGCAGCGGCGCAGCATCCGCAGTTTCGTGCTGCGAGCCGGGCGCATGGGCACCGGGCAGCAGCGCGCCATGGAAGAACTCGGGCCGCTCTACCTGCTGCCCTTTCAGACTGCACCGATCGACTTGCCACGGGCCTTCGGCCGCGACGCGCCGACCGTGCTCGAGATCGGTTTCGGCATGGGCACGGCCACCGCGCAGATCGCGCAGGCTCGGCCGGAGCTGAATTTCCTGGGGGTGGAGGTGCACGCGCCGGGGGTGGGTGCTTTGCTCAAGCAGATCGGTGAGACCGGCCTGACGAACCTGCGCATCGTTCAGCACGACGCGGTGGAAGTGCTGGAACAGATGCTCGCGCCGGCCAGCCTGGCCGGGGTGCACATCTTTTTTCCCGATCCCTGGCACAAGAAAAAGCACAACAAGCGCCGACTCATCCAGGCGGACTTCGTCGCTCGCCTGATGACGCGACTGGCGCCTGGCGGCTACCTGCATTGCGCCACCGACTGGCAACCCTATGCCGAGCAGATGCTGGAGGTGCTGAGCGCCGAGCCGGGCCTGGTCAACACCGCAGACGGTTATGCGCCCAAGCCGGATTACCGTCCGCTCACCAAGTTCGAGCAACGCGGCCTGCGGCTCGGCCACGGCGTCTGGGATCTGGTGTTCCGGCGCACGTCGGCGCCGGACTGA
- a CDS encoding undecaprenyl-diphosphate phosphatase, whose amino-acid sequence MDVVMLIKAAVMGIVEGFTEFLPISSTGHLILTGSLLGFTDAKSKVFDIAIQTGAIFAVILVYWQRIASTARGLGSDARARRFALNVLIGFLPAAVAGLLLGKAIKSHLFTPEIVAAAFIVGGMIILWVERRPDTRIRVATIDDMNHADALKVGLIQCVAMIPGTSRSGATIIGGMMLGLSRQAATDFSFFLGIPTLIGAGAYSLWKERALLSAQDLPMFGVGLLFSFISALLCIRWLLRYVATHNFVPFAWYRIAFGIVVLATSYSGLIVWSE is encoded by the coding sequence GTGGACGTCGTCATGCTGATCAAGGCCGCCGTGATGGGCATCGTGGAGGGCTTCACCGAGTTCCTGCCGATCTCCAGCACCGGTCACCTGATCCTCACAGGGTCCTTGCTCGGATTCACCGACGCCAAGAGCAAGGTTTTCGACATCGCGATTCAGACCGGCGCCATTTTCGCCGTGATCCTGGTTTATTGGCAGCGCATTGCCAGTACCGCGCGCGGACTGGGCTCCGACGCCCGCGCCCGCCGCTTCGCGCTCAACGTGCTGATCGGCTTTCTGCCGGCCGCCGTCGCGGGCCTGCTGCTGGGCAAGGCGATCAAGTCCCACCTGTTCACCCCCGAGATCGTGGCCGCGGCTTTCATCGTCGGCGGCATGATCATCCTGTGGGTCGAACGCCGCCCCGACACCCGGATCCGCGTGGCCACGATCGACGACATGAACCACGCCGACGCACTGAAGGTGGGCCTGATCCAGTGCGTGGCCATGATCCCCGGCACCAGCCGCTCCGGCGCCACCATCATCGGCGGGATGATGCTGGGGCTGTCGCGCCAGGCGGCAACCGATTTCAGCTTCTTCCTCGGCATCCCGACGCTGATCGGCGCAGGCGCCTACAGCCTCTGGAAAGAGCGGGCCCTGCTGTCGGCGCAGGACCTGCCGATGTTCGGTGTCGGCCTGCTGTTTTCGTTCATCTCGGCCTTGCTGTGCATCCGCTGGCTGCTGCGTTACGTGGCCACGCACAACTTCGTGCCGTTCGCCTGGTACCGCATCGCCTTCGGCATCGTGGTGCTGGCGACCTCTTACAGCGGCCTGATCGTCTGGAGCGAGTGA
- a CDS encoding pseudouridine synthase, whose translation MVTLKLKKPLNPTETETTRPRLPVRNGVSGPRPRPTLAQAQAERARRAEEYGGQPVDPDRRRPPQRQDQDRPPMPRRDDQGRGFAPRRDDPPQRPAYRDERPARNEPQVRDDRRSGPPAERTPWYAPQSHQEAPAARARRVLEPARPVRPGTPSQRPARPAEVPSSPLAGEGERLSKRMAALGLASRREADEWIEAGWVRVDGKMAVLGQRVGPQAKIHVDPAAHKQQAQRVTILVNKPVGYVSGQAEDGYEPAAALIRPENRWSEDSSGVNWHPGQLRGLAPAGRLDIDSVGLLVLTQDGRVAKLLIGDESLVEKEYLVRVAYQGQGRLPDSALALLNHGLELDGQALRPAKVSWQNEDQLRFVLREGKKRQIRRMCEAVGLQVLGLKRVRIGSVSLGHLPAGQWRYLRRDEFFI comes from the coding sequence ATGGTCACGCTCAAACTGAAGAAACCCCTCAACCCGACGGAGACCGAAACCACGCGGCCGCGACTGCCCGTGCGCAACGGCGTCAGCGGCCCCCGTCCGCGGCCGACGCTGGCGCAGGCCCAGGCCGAACGGGCGCGCCGTGCCGAGGAATACGGCGGCCAGCCCGTCGATCCGGATCGCCGCCGGCCGCCGCAGCGTCAGGATCAGGACCGCCCCCCGATGCCGCGTCGTGACGACCAGGGCCGCGGCTTTGCGCCGCGCCGTGACGACCCGCCGCAGCGGCCGGCCTATCGCGACGAGCGCCCCGCACGCAACGAGCCGCAGGTCCGCGACGATCGACGCAGCGGGCCGCCCGCCGAACGCACGCCGTGGTATGCGCCGCAGTCGCATCAGGAGGCACCGGCCGCACGGGCGCGGCGGGTGCTCGAGCCGGCCCGCCCGGTGCGACCGGGCACGCCGTCGCAGCGCCCTGCCCGGCCGGCCGAGGTGCCCTCCTCGCCCCTGGCCGGCGAAGGTGAACGCCTGTCCAAACGCATGGCTGCACTCGGTCTGGCGTCGCGCCGGGAGGCCGACGAGTGGATCGAGGCTGGCTGGGTGCGGGTCGACGGCAAGATGGCGGTGCTCGGCCAGCGGGTCGGCCCGCAGGCGAAGATCCACGTCGATCCTGCCGCGCACAAGCAGCAGGCCCAGCGCGTCACGATCCTGGTCAACAAGCCGGTCGGCTACGTCAGTGGCCAGGCCGAGGACGGCTACGAGCCGGCCGCCGCGCTGATCCGACCCGAAAACCGCTGGAGCGAAGACAGCTCGGGCGTCAACTGGCACCCCGGCCAGCTGCGCGGGCTGGCACCGGCCGGCCGGCTCGACATCGATTCGGTCGGTCTGCTGGTGCTGACGCAGGACGGCCGTGTCGCCAAGCTGCTGATCGGCGACGAATCGCTGGTCGAGAAGGAATACCTCGTGCGCGTGGCCTATCAAGGCCAGGGCCGGCTGCCCGACAGCGCGCTGGCGTTGCTCAATCACGGCCTCGAGCTCGACGGTCAGGCGCTGCGGCCGGCCAAGGTCAGCTGGCAGAACGAGGATCAGCTGCGCTTCGTGCTGCGCGAGGGCAAGAAACGCCAGATCCGGCGCATGTGCGAGGCCGTCGGCCTGCAGGTGCTGGGCCTCAAGCGGGTGCGCATCGGCAGCGTCTCGCTCGGCCATCTGCCGGCCGGGCAATGGCGTTACCTGCGCCGCGACGAGTTTTTCATCTGA
- a CDS encoding TetR/AcrR family transcriptional regulator, with the protein MDLAKPAHAYSSAQHHRRRLLDGLAVSVARRGYSDTTISDIAAAARVSKRTFYEHFSSKQQCMIALYESASELSRRQMEVAIDESLGWPEQVEAAVRRYFNHLSMHPVLMRALFMEILSLGPDGLKARRDNLNALAGTIARSAGTQGVTLSLPQAASLAGMLSEWVLLAIEEDRVAALPDDAPVVAAMLRAAIVGHKLIEPQPTQPPQSATA; encoded by the coding sequence ATGGACTTGGCCAAGCCTGCACATGCCTATTCGTCGGCACAACACCATCGGCGCCGGCTGCTCGACGGCCTGGCCGTCAGCGTGGCCCGACGCGGTTATTCGGACACCACCATCTCGGACATCGCGGCGGCCGCCCGGGTCTCCAAGCGCACCTTCTACGAGCATTTCAGCTCCAAGCAGCAATGCATGATCGCGCTCTACGAGAGCGCGAGCGAACTCAGCCGCCGGCAGATGGAAGTCGCCATCGACGAGTCGCTCGGCTGGCCCGAGCAGGTCGAAGCCGCGGTTCGCCGCTACTTCAACCACCTGAGCATGCACCCGGTGCTGATGCGCGCGCTGTTCATGGAGATCCTGTCGCTCGGCCCGGACGGCCTGAAGGCGCGGCGCGACAACCTCAACGCGCTGGCCGGCACGATCGCGCGCAGCGCCGGCACCCAGGGCGTGACGCTGAGCCTGCCGCAGGCGGCGTCGCTGGCGGGCATGCTGTCGGAATGGGTGCTGCTGGCCATCGAGGAAGACCGCGTGGCGGCCTTGCCCGATGACGCGCCGGTGGTCGCCGCGATGCTGCGGGCGGCGATCGTCGGCCACAAGCTGATCGAGCCGCAGCCGACCCAGCCGCCGCAATCCGCGACCGCCTGA
- the purL gene encoding phosphoribosylformylglycinamidine synthase: MPGARSAAPQPCGTHRVSSISSSSPQHLTSFEGGNALSAFRALALLPRLQAVSERIAGVSARHVHWVWSDSALDRAAHDTLSALLTYGDPAEAVDAGAPASVIVVMPRLGTLSPWASKATDIAHNCGLAIHRVERVTEFRISLKSGLLDAFVKKPKALSAEELQACALLLHDRMTESVAFEREAARHLFDAQPAEPLAHVDVLGQGREALVVANKDFGLALSDDEIDYLVNAFTELKRNPSDVELMMFAQANSEHCRHKIFNADFTVDGERQPLSMFGMIRNTEKLAPHASVVAYSDNASVMPGGPTERWLPQGYTNAPLYAARQETVHVLMKVETHNHPTAISPFPGASTGSGGEIRDEGSTGRGSKPKAGLAGFSVSNLHLPGTDEPWERAPVGKPEHIASPLQIMTEGPLGAAAFNNEFGRPNLAGYFRVFEQDVAGLRRGYHKPIMIAGGLGTISEDQTHKLPFGAGTLLIQLGGPGMRIGMGGGAASSMAAGTNTASLDFDSVQRGNPEIQRRAQEVINHCWALGASNPVVAIHDVGAGGISNAFPELVDGAGKGATFDIRKVPLEETGLAPKEIWCNESQERYVLAVTPEALPLFDEMCRRERAPYAVVGVATDDRELVLEEGPGGERPIDMPMDVLLGKPPKMHRDVQRVARSEQPLQLTGVKLDEVALSVLRHPTVASKRFLITIGDRTVGGLSHRDQMVGPWQVPVADCAVTLADYAGFRGEAMSMGERTPLAALDAPASGRMAVAEAITNLLAAPMELSRVKLSANWMAACGEPGEDAALYDTVRTVGMELCPALGIGIPVGKDSLSMRTRWSDGGHAKQVVAPVSLIVSAFVTLDDVRGTLTPQLRTDTPAGIDTSLILIDLGNGKNRMGGSMLAQVLGQFGNEVPDLDDPERLKALVAAINQLRGEGKLLAYHDRSDGGLWASACEMAFAGHVGVSLNVDMLVTEGDGITDSRADTGDSKNWAGQVGERRNELTLKALFNEELGVVIQVATAVRNEVLQTLREHGLSKHSHVIGKTNDRAVVEVWRDAKNVFAAPLQQLHQAWDDVSWRIAAQRDNPACAHSEHAAAGAPDDRGLHVALTFDPTENVAAPFINLTRPKVAILREQGVNSHVEMSYAMAQAGFDSHDVHMTDLQTGRARLDQFQGFVACGGFSYGDTLGAGEGWARSVLFNPKLAEQFAAFFGRTDTFALGVCNGCQMMAALSPIIPGAQHWPKFTRNKSEQFEARLSLVEVLDSPSIFFRGMAGSRLPIAVAHGEGFADFSQRGDASKVQRAMRFVDHDGAPTEAYPLNPNGSPDGLTSVTTDDGRFTVLMPHPERVFRNVQMSWTSGDVDARSPWMRMFGNARRWIG, from the coding sequence ATGCCCGGCGCCCGATCGGCGGCGCCACAGCCCTGCGGGACTCATCGCGTGTCTTCAATTTCCAGCTCTTCGCCCCAGCATCTGACGTCTTTCGAGGGCGGCAACGCGCTGTCCGCCTTCCGCGCCCTGGCCCTGCTGCCACGGCTGCAGGCCGTCAGCGAACGCATCGCCGGCGTCAGCGCACGCCATGTGCACTGGGTCTGGAGCGACAGCGCGCTCGACCGCGCCGCCCACGACACGCTGTCGGCGCTGCTGACCTACGGCGACCCGGCCGAAGCGGTCGATGCCGGCGCGCCCGCCAGCGTGATCGTCGTGATGCCGCGCCTGGGCACGCTGTCGCCGTGGGCCTCCAAGGCCACCGACATCGCCCACAACTGCGGTCTGGCGATCCACCGGGTCGAACGCGTCACCGAATTCCGCATCAGCCTGAAAAGCGGCCTGCTCGACGCCTTCGTCAAGAAGCCCAAGGCGCTCAGTGCGGAAGAACTGCAGGCCTGCGCGCTGCTGCTGCACGACCGCATGACCGAGTCGGTGGCCTTCGAGCGCGAGGCCGCGCGCCATCTGTTCGACGCCCAGCCGGCCGAGCCGCTGGCGCATGTCGACGTGCTGGGGCAGGGCCGTGAGGCGCTGGTGGTGGCCAACAAGGACTTCGGCCTGGCCCTGTCGGACGACGAGATCGACTACCTGGTCAACGCCTTCACCGAGCTCAAGCGCAACCCGAGCGACGTCGAGCTGATGATGTTCGCGCAGGCCAACAGCGAACACTGCCGCCACAAGATCTTCAACGCCGACTTCACGGTCGACGGCGAGCGCCAGCCGCTGTCGATGTTCGGCATGATCCGCAACACCGAAAAGCTCGCCCCGCACGCCAGCGTGGTGGCCTACAGCGACAACGCCTCGGTGATGCCCGGCGGCCCGACCGAGCGCTGGCTGCCGCAGGGTTACACCAACGCGCCGCTCTACGCCGCGCGCCAGGAAACCGTGCACGTGCTGATGAAGGTGGAGACGCACAACCACCCGACCGCGATCTCGCCCTTCCCGGGCGCGTCGACCGGCTCGGGCGGCGAGATCCGCGACGAGGGCTCGACCGGCCGCGGCTCCAAGCCCAAGGCCGGCTTGGCCGGCTTCAGCGTCTCGAACCTGCACCTGCCCGGCACGGATGAGCCGTGGGAACGCGCGCCGGTCGGCAAGCCCGAGCACATCGCCAGCCCGCTGCAGATCATGACCGAGGGTCCGCTGGGCGCCGCGGCCTTCAACAACGAGTTCGGCCGGCCGAACCTGGCGGGTTATTTCCGCGTCTTCGAGCAGGACGTCGCCGGCCTGCGGCGCGGCTATCACAAGCCCATCATGATCGCCGGCGGCCTGGGCACGATCAGCGAGGACCAGACCCACAAGCTGCCCTTCGGCGCCGGCACGCTGTTGATCCAGCTCGGCGGCCCGGGCATGCGCATCGGCATGGGCGGCGGCGCGGCCAGCTCGATGGCGGCGGGCACCAACACCGCCTCGCTCGACTTCGATTCGGTGCAGCGTGGCAACCCCGAGATCCAGCGCCGCGCGCAGGAGGTCATCAACCATTGCTGGGCGCTGGGCGCGAGCAATCCGGTGGTGGCGATCCATGACGTCGGCGCGGGCGGCATCAGCAACGCCTTCCCCGAGCTGGTCGACGGCGCCGGCAAGGGCGCGACCTTCGACATCCGCAAGGTGCCGCTCGAAGAAACCGGGCTGGCGCCGAAGGAAATCTGGTGCAACGAGAGCCAGGAGCGTTACGTGCTGGCGGTCACGCCCGAGGCGCTGCCGCTGTTCGACGAGATGTGCCGGCGTGAGCGCGCGCCCTACGCCGTGGTCGGCGTGGCCACCGACGACCGCGAGCTGGTGCTCGAAGAAGGCCCGGGCGGCGAGCGTCCGATCGACATGCCGATGGACGTGCTGCTCGGCAAGCCGCCCAAGATGCACCGTGACGTGCAGCGCGTGGCGCGCAGCGAGCAACCGCTGCAGCTCACCGGCGTCAAGCTCGACGAGGTGGCTTTGAGCGTGCTGCGCCACCCGACGGTGGCCAGCAAGCGCTTCCTGATCACGATCGGCGACCGCACCGTCGGCGGCCTGAGCCACCGCGACCAGATGGTCGGCCCGTGGCAGGTGCCGGTGGCCGATTGCGCGGTGACGCTGGCCGACTACGCCGGTTTCCGCGGCGAGGCGATGAGCATGGGTGAGCGCACGCCGCTGGCTGCGCTCGACGCGCCGGCTTCGGGCCGCATGGCGGTGGCCGAGGCCATCACCAACCTGCTGGCCGCGCCGATGGAGCTGTCGCGCGTCAAGCTGAGCGCCAACTGGATGGCCGCCTGCGGCGAGCCGGGCGAGGATGCGGCGCTGTACGACACCGTCAGGACGGTCGGCATGGAACTGTGCCCGGCGCTGGGCATCGGCATCCCGGTGGGCAAGGATTCGCTGTCGATGCGCACCCGCTGGAGCGATGGCGGTCATGCGAAGCAGGTGGTCGCGCCGGTGTCGCTGATCGTGTCGGCGTTTGTCACGCTCGACGACGTGCGCGGCACGCTGACGCCGCAGCTGCGCACCGACACGCCGGCCGGCATCGACACCAGCCTGATCCTGATCGACCTGGGCAACGGCAAGAACCGCATGGGCGGCTCGATGCTCGCGCAGGTGCTGGGCCAGTTCGGCAACGAGGTGCCCGATCTGGACGACCCGGAGCGCCTGAAGGCGCTGGTCGCGGCCATCAACCAGTTGCGTGGCGAAGGCAAGCTGCTGGCCTATCACGACCGCAGCGACGGTGGCCTCTGGGCCTCGGCCTGCGAGATGGCGTTTGCCGGCCATGTCGGCGTGAGCCTGAACGTGGACATGCTGGTCACCGAAGGTGACGGCATCACGGACAGCCGCGCCGACACCGGCGACTCGAAGAACTGGGCCGGCCAGGTCGGCGAGCGCCGCAACGAGCTGACGCTCAAGGCGCTGTTCAACGAGGAGCTGGGCGTTGTCATCCAGGTGGCCACCGCCGTGCGCAACGAGGTGCTGCAGACGCTGCGCGAGCATGGCCTGTCCAAGCACAGCCACGTCATCGGCAAGACCAACGACCGCGCCGTGGTCGAGGTCTGGCGCGATGCCAAGAACGTGTTCGCCGCGCCGCTGCAGCAGCTCCATCAGGCCTGGGACGACGTCAGCTGGCGCATCGCCGCGCAGCGTGACAACCCGGCCTGCGCGCACAGCGAACACGCCGCAGCCGGCGCGCCCGACGATCGCGGCCTGCACGTGGCGCTGACCTTCGACCCGACCGAAAACGTCGCCGCACCGTTCATCAACCTGACCCGCCCGAAGGTGGCGATCCTGCGCGAGCAGGGCGTCAACTCGCATGTCGAGATGAGCTATGCGATGGCGCAGGCCGGCTTCGACAGCCACGACGTGCACATGACCGACCTGCAGACCGGCCGGGCCCGCCTCGACCAGTTCCAGGGTTTCGTGGCCTGCGGCGGCTTCAGCTACGGCGACACGCTGGGCGCGGGCGAGGGCTGGGCGCGCTCGGTGCTGTTCAACCCGAAGCTGGCCGAGCAGTTCGCGGCCTTCTTCGGCCGCACCGACACCTTCGCGCTGGGCGTGTGCAACGGCTGCCAGATGATGGCGGCGCTGTCGCCGATCATCCCGGGCGCCCAGCACTGGCCCAAGTTCACGCGCAACAAGAGCGAGCAGTTCGAGGCCCGCCTGAGCCTGGTCGAGGTGCTGGACAGCCCGTCGATCTTCTTCCGGGGCATGGCCGGCAGCCGCCTGCCGATCGCGGTGGCGCACGGCGAGGGTTTTGCCGATTTCTCGCAGCGCGGCGATGCCTCGAAAGTGCAGCGCGCGATGCGCTTCGTCGACCACGACGGCGCGCCGACCGAGGCCTATCCGCTCAACCCGAACGGCAGCCCGGACGGCCTGACCTCGGTCACCACCGACGACGGCCGTTTCACGGTGCTGATGCCGCACCCGGAGCGCGTTTTCCGCAACGTGCAGATGAGCTGGACGTCGGGCGACGTCGACGCGCGCAGCCCGTGGATGCGCATGTTCGGCAACGCACGCCGCTGGATCGGCTGA
- a CDS encoding NAD(P)/FAD-dependent oxidoreductase codes for MDQIDTVVVGAGVIGLAVARGLALAGHEVVVLEAEPAFGSVTSARNSEVIHAGIYYPPGSLKAALCVRGKALLYDFCAHHGVAHRRCGKLIVATRAAQVAALHKLQAQAQANGVHDLQWLDGDQARALEPALACEAALLSPSTGIIDSHGLMLALLGDAQAAGADLALCSPLLQARRDPEGFVLAVGGDQPIQIRARRLINAAGLVAPDLARRIDGLDTRHVPEAFYCKGNYFSCAGKPAFSRLIYPIPEQAGLGVHVTLDLAGQMRFGPDVQWLADMDPMAPDYHVDPLRVDGMAEAIRRYWPGLPDGALSPAYSGIRPKISGPDEPAADFRIDGPDVHGVAGLINLFGIESPGLTACLAIAEQVQAQLA; via the coding sequence ATGGATCAGATCGATACGGTGGTGGTCGGCGCAGGCGTCATCGGCCTGGCGGTGGCGCGTGGGCTGGCCCTGGCCGGCCACGAGGTGGTGGTGCTCGAAGCCGAGCCCGCCTTCGGCAGCGTGACCAGTGCGCGCAACAGCGAGGTCATCCACGCCGGCATCTACTACCCGCCCGGCTCGCTCAAGGCCGCGCTGTGCGTGCGCGGCAAGGCGCTGCTGTACGACTTCTGCGCGCACCACGGCGTGGCGCACCGGCGCTGCGGCAAGCTGATCGTGGCGACACGAGCGGCGCAGGTCGCGGCGCTGCACAAGCTGCAGGCCCAGGCGCAGGCCAACGGCGTGCACGACCTGCAATGGCTCGACGGCGACCAGGCCCGCGCGCTCGAGCCCGCGCTGGCCTGCGAGGCCGCGCTGCTGTCGCCCTCGACCGGCATCATCGACAGCCACGGCCTGATGCTGGCCTTGCTCGGCGACGCGCAGGCGGCCGGCGCCGACCTGGCCCTGTGTTCACCGCTGCTGCAAGCCCGCCGAGATCCCGAAGGTTTCGTGCTGGCGGTGGGCGGCGACCAGCCAATCCAGATCCGGGCGCGGCGCCTGATCAACGCCGCCGGGCTGGTTGCGCCGGACCTGGCGCGGCGCATCGACGGCCTCGACACCCGCCACGTGCCCGAGGCGTTCTACTGCAAGGGCAACTACTTCAGCTGCGCCGGCAAGCCGGCCTTCAGCCGCCTGATTTATCCAATCCCGGAACAGGCCGGCCTGGGCGTGCACGTCACGCTCGACCTGGCCGGCCAGATGCGCTTCGGCCCCGACGTGCAGTGGTTGGCCGACATGGATCCGATGGCGCCCGATTACCACGTCGATCCACTGCGCGTGGACGGCATGGCCGAGGCGATCCGCCGCTACTGGCCGGGACTGCCCGATGGCGCGCTGAGCCCGGCCTATTCCGGCATCCGCCCCAAGATCAGCGGGCCCGATGAGCCGGCGGCGGATTTCCGCATCGACGGGCCCGACGTGCACGGCGTGGCCGGGCTGATCAACCTGTTCGGCATCGAATCGCCGGGGCTGACCGCCTGCCTGGCCATCGCCGAACAGGTGCAGGCTCAACTCGCCTGA
- the map gene encoding type I methionyl aminopeptidase, which yields MTISIKTAADIEGMRVAGRLASEVLDMLTPHVRAGITTNELDRLAHDYTVHEQKAIPAPLNYAPPGYKPYPKSVCTSINHQVCHGIPNDRALKNGDIVNIDVTVIKDGWHGDTSRMFIVGEASIAAKRLCQLTYESMWKGIMKVRPGARLGDIGHAIQTFVENQGLSVVREFCGHGIGRKFHEDPQILHYGRPGTLDTLVPGMVFTIEPMVNAGRREIKESGDGWTIVTKDRSLSAQWEHTLVVTETGYEVLTLSAGSPPIPDFVNA from the coding sequence ATGACGATTTCCATCAAGACCGCTGCCGACATCGAGGGCATGCGCGTGGCAGGCCGCCTGGCTTCCGAGGTGCTCGACATGCTGACGCCGCATGTGCGCGCCGGCATCACCACCAACGAGCTCGACCGCCTGGCGCACGACTACACCGTGCACGAGCAGAAGGCGATTCCCGCGCCGCTGAACTACGCGCCGCCGGGCTACAAGCCCTACCCCAAGTCGGTCTGCACGTCGATCAACCATCAGGTCTGCCACGGCATCCCGAACGATCGGGCGCTCAAGAACGGCGACATCGTCAACATCGACGTCACCGTGATCAAGGACGGCTGGCACGGCGACACCAGCCGCATGTTCATCGTCGGCGAGGCCTCGATCGCCGCCAAGCGGCTGTGCCAGCTCACCTACGAGTCGATGTGGAAGGGCATCATGAAGGTCAGGCCCGGCGCACGCCTGGGCGACATCGGCCACGCGATCCAGACCTTCGTCGAGAACCAGGGCCTGTCGGTGGTGCGCGAGTTCTGCGGCCACGGCATCGGCCGCAAGTTCCACGAGGACCCGCAGATCCTGCACTACGGCCGCCCCGGCACGCTCGACACCCTGGTGCCGGGCATGGTGTTCACGATCGAGCCGATGGTCAACGCCGGCCGGCGCGAGATCAAGGAATCCGGCGACGGCTGGACCATCGTCACCAAGGACCGCTCGCTGTCGGCGCAGTGGGAACACACGCTCGTCGTCACCGAAACCGGCTACGAAGTGCTGACCCTGTCGGCCGGCAGCCCGCCGATTCCCGATTTCGTGAACGCCTGA